The Helianthus annuus cultivar XRQ/B chromosome 16, HanXRQr2.0-SUNRISE, whole genome shotgun sequence genome includes a window with the following:
- the LOC110918598 gene encoding nuclear transcription factor Y subunit B-6 — protein MERGGGFHGYHRLPIHPTSGMQQPDMKQKQPDTTNTTSTEDNECIVREQDRFMPIANVIRIMRKILPPHAKISDDAKETIQECVSEYISFVTGEANDRCQREQRKTITAEDVLWAMSKLGFDDYIEPLTVYLHRYREFDGGERGSIRGEPLVKRAAATADPGPFGMGPFVPGFHMGHHNGFFGPASIAGFFKDPSSAAGQSGPAGFEPYAQCKD, from the exons ATGGAACGTGGAGGAGGTTTCCATGGCTACCACAGGCTCCCCATCCACCCTACATCTg GGATGCAACAGCCGGATATGAAGCAGAAGCAACCAGACACAACCAACACCACATCTACAGAAGACAATGAGTGCATTGTTAGAGAGCAAGACCGCTTTATGCCGATAGCAAACGTGATCAGGATCATGCGAAAGATCTTGCCACCTCACGCGAAGATCTCTGACGACGCAAAAGAAACGATCCAAGAATGTGTTTCCGAGTACATTAGTTTTGTGACAGGTGAAGCGAATGACCGTTGCCAACGCGAGCAGAGAAAGACTATCACAGCTGAAGATGTGTTGTGGGCTATGAGCAAACTCGGGTTTGATGACTATATCGAACCGTTGACTGTGTATCTTCATCGCTACAGGGAGTTTGATGGGGGTGAGCGTGGGTCGATAAGGGGTGAGCCGCTTGTCAAGAGGGCTGCGGCTACTGCTGACCCTGGTCCGTTTGGTATGGGTCCGTTTGTGCCTGGTTTTCACATGGGTCATCATAATGGGTTCTTTGGTCCTGCTAGCATTGCTGGTTTCTTTAAGGACCCGTCGAGTGCGGCTGGCCAGTCTGGGCCTGCTGGTTTCGAGCCGTATGCTCAGTGTAAAGACTAA